One window from the genome of Coriobacteriia bacterium encodes:
- the rnpA gene encoding ribonuclease P protein component → MRTIKSSFEMEELFRRGRRVSHPLLTLLYGKTPEGRGPEGRVAFIAGKRIGGAVVRNRAKRLLREAARGTGAPWSGYDAALIARLGTADASEPEVRRALEGLLRRAGLRGEE, encoded by the coding sequence GTGAGGACCATCAAGTCCTCATTCGAGATGGAGGAGCTGTTCAGGCGCGGACGGCGAGTATCGCATCCGCTCCTGACGCTGCTGTACGGCAAGACGCCGGAGGGACGCGGCCCCGAGGGCCGCGTCGCCTTTATCGCGGGTAAGAGGATCGGAGGAGCCGTGGTCCGGAACCGGGCGAAACGGCTGCTCAGGGAGGCTGCGAGAGGAACAGGCGCGCCCTGGTCCGGGTACGACGCCGCACTGATCGCCCGCCTGGGTACCGCGGACGCGTCCGAGCCCGAGGTGAGGCGAGCGCTGGAGGGGCTGCTCCGCCGGGCCGGCCTGAGGGGTGAAGAGTGA